A single region of the Psychrobacter alimentarius genome encodes:
- the cgtA gene encoding Obg family GTPase CgtA, translating into MRFIDEAVVTVKAGDGGNGIASFRREKYVPRGGPDGGDGGKGGDVYVIAEDNTNTLVDYRYTRRHDAMRAENGHSRNCSGKGSDDLYLPVPVGTTVVDTETDEVLGDLIEIGQTLLIAKGGDGGLGNTHFKSSTNQAPRKATSGFEGELKVLKFELKVVADVGLIGLPNAGKSTFIRQVSAARPKVADYPFTTLVPNLGVVDIGRHRSFVMADIPGLIEGASEGAGLGIRFLKHVARTRRLLHLVDVKPVDGSDPVQNARVILNELERFSPELANLPQILVLNKIDQVNEEDLNELCTHIVAELGWTGIVFRTATLTGEGVDAVKYHLMNEIEREREREIEDPIFAEAQKERFERLEAEVRLNTEAQREAYRAARRAAREGLDLSDFDGDDDDGVEVVYVP; encoded by the coding sequence ATGCGATTTATTGATGAAGCCGTCGTAACGGTAAAAGCAGGTGACGGTGGTAATGGAATCGCCAGTTTTCGCCGAGAAAAATATGTGCCGCGCGGTGGACCTGATGGTGGTGATGGCGGCAAAGGCGGAGATGTTTATGTCATTGCAGAAGACAACACAAACACGCTAGTTGACTATCGTTATACACGTCGTCACGATGCGATGCGCGCTGAAAATGGCCATAGTAGAAATTGTTCAGGCAAAGGATCAGATGATCTTTATTTACCCGTACCAGTGGGTACAACTGTGGTTGATACTGAAACTGATGAAGTGTTAGGTGATTTGATTGAAATTGGTCAAACCTTACTGATCGCAAAAGGCGGCGATGGTGGTTTGGGTAATACTCATTTTAAAAGCTCTACTAACCAAGCACCGCGTAAAGCGACGTCTGGTTTTGAAGGTGAGTTAAAAGTCCTTAAGTTTGAGCTAAAAGTGGTGGCTGACGTTGGATTAATTGGCTTGCCCAATGCAGGAAAATCTACTTTTATTCGACAGGTTTCTGCTGCAAGACCGAAGGTGGCAGACTATCCTTTTACCACATTAGTGCCGAATTTAGGCGTGGTCGATATTGGTCGTCATCGCTCGTTTGTGATGGCAGATATTCCTGGTCTGATTGAAGGCGCGTCAGAAGGTGCAGGACTTGGTATTCGCTTCTTAAAGCATGTCGCTCGTACTCGTCGTTTGCTACACTTGGTTGATGTTAAGCCAGTTGATGGCAGTGATCCAGTACAAAATGCTCGCGTTATTCTCAATGAGCTTGAGCGTTTCTCTCCTGAGTTGGCCAATTTACCTCAAATTTTGGTATTGAATAAAATCGATCAGGTCAACGAAGAAGACTTGAACGAGCTTTGCACTCATATCGTGGCCGAACTTGGCTGGACAGGTATTGTATTTCGCACTGCCACATTGACTGGTGAAGGTGTTGATGCCGTCAAATATCATCTAATGAATGAGATTGAGCGTGAGCGCGAACGTGAGATAGAAGATCCTATCTTCGCTGAAGCACAGAAAGAACGTTTCGAGCGTTTAGAAGCTGAAGTACGCTTAAATACCGAAGCACAGCGTGAAGCGTATCGTGCAGCACGCAGGGCGGCGCGCGAAGGTTTAGACTTGTCTGATTTTGATGGCGATGACGACGATGGAGTTGAGGTGGTGTACGTTCCTTAA
- a CDS encoding glyceraldehyde-3-phosphate dehydrogenase has translation MFLVSNADTLRQLHQDHLSNYNNQEQKAIELIGLLNKLYNEQDVQVTLFGDTLNTTSTGQILALHQKTALRNQTAKAIDIADTLAMVKALAANDSLQSAQVDVGQLIANDSDLQTALQAVNTDSNTVNAAADTVLYGFGRIGRILTRLLLSQASSAKGLQLKAIVVRPAAAGDLAKRASLLERDSIHGSFAGGVVVDEQNNGLIINGRFVQVIYANDPSDIDYTAYGIDNALVIDNTGIWKDEAGLGKHLQSTGVKKVLLTAPAGGNIKNVVYNVNNDTVGEDTIVSAASCTTNAITPTLKVLNDEYGIENGHVETIHSFTNDQNLIDNYHKADRRGRSAVLNMVITSTGAAKAVGKALPELSGKLTGNAIRVPTPNVSLAILNLNLKTAPKSVEALNEFLRNISNSSTWQTQIAYTDSTEAVSTDFVGDTHVGIVDAQATILTDNHAIVYIWYDNEVGYSTQVLRLATQMAGISYTQIPA, from the coding sequence ATGTTTCTCGTGAGCAACGCTGATACCTTACGCCAACTACATCAAGACCATTTAAGCAACTATAATAATCAAGAGCAAAAAGCAATTGAGCTTATTGGGTTACTAAACAAGCTCTATAATGAGCAAGATGTGCAAGTGACCTTGTTCGGTGATACGCTTAATACGACTTCAACTGGTCAGATATTGGCATTGCATCAAAAAACAGCGTTACGTAACCAGACCGCTAAGGCTATCGATATTGCTGATACTCTAGCAATGGTAAAGGCATTAGCTGCTAATGATAGTCTTCAGTCAGCACAAGTGGATGTTGGTCAATTGATTGCTAATGACAGCGATCTACAGACTGCGCTTCAAGCAGTAAACACCGATAGTAATACCGTCAATGCTGCAGCTGATACTGTATTATATGGTTTTGGCCGTATTGGACGTATCCTGACGCGCTTATTATTGTCACAAGCGTCAAGCGCCAAAGGTCTACAGTTAAAAGCCATTGTTGTACGTCCTGCTGCTGCTGGTGATTTGGCGAAACGTGCGTCATTGTTAGAGCGTGATTCGATTCATGGTAGCTTTGCTGGCGGTGTTGTGGTTGATGAGCAAAACAATGGTTTAATCATCAATGGCCGTTTTGTACAAGTTATTTATGCCAATGACCCAAGTGATATCGACTATACGGCATACGGTATCGACAATGCCTTGGTTATCGACAATACAGGTATTTGGAAAGATGAAGCAGGTCTTGGTAAGCACCTACAGTCTACTGGTGTGAAAAAGGTTCTGCTAACTGCCCCTGCTGGTGGTAATATCAAAAACGTTGTTTACAACGTCAATAATGACACGGTTGGAGAAGATACGATTGTCAGTGCTGCTAGCTGTACCACCAATGCGATTACACCTACGTTAAAAGTATTGAATGATGAGTATGGTATCGAAAATGGTCATGTTGAAACGATTCATTCATTTACTAACGATCAAAACCTAATCGATAATTATCATAAGGCTGACCGACGTGGTCGCAGTGCTGTACTTAATATGGTTATTACCAGTACAGGCGCAGCAAAAGCGGTTGGCAAAGCACTACCAGAGTTGAGCGGTAAATTAACAGGCAATGCGATTCGTGTACCAACGCCAAACGTTAGCTTAGCAATTTTGAACCTAAATCTAAAAACTGCACCAAAAAGCGTAGAAGCGTTAAATGAGTTCTTACGCAATATCTCTAACAGCAGCACTTGGCAGACTCAGATTGCTTATACAGATTCTACAGAAGCTGTTTCGACTGACTTTGTTGGTGATACTCATGTAGGCATTGTTGATGCACAAGCCACTATCTTGACGGACAATCATGCTATCGTTTACATCTGGTATGATAACGAAGTAGGGTATAGCACCCAAGTACTACGTTTGGCAACGCAAATGGCAGGCATCAGTTATACTCAGATTCCAGCATAA